A portion of the Bifidobacterium lemurum genome contains these proteins:
- a CDS encoding TadE/TadG family type IV pilus assembly protein, whose translation MTMIETIRRRLRKARLPPDHGAATAEFAVVLPCVVVMAALLLSLTQAVVTSMDCRDAAAVAVREMVAGGDESQAERAAVQVAGSDSSIAIVRRERYVEVTVTCPVMPGPMNLLPVRVTGEATGVLP comes from the coding sequence ATGACGATGATCGAGACGATACGACGACGGCTGCGCAAGGCGCGACTGCCGCCCGACCATGGGGCGGCCACCGCCGAATTCGCGGTGGTGCTGCCATGTGTGGTGGTGATGGCGGCGTTGCTGCTCTCATTGACCCAAGCGGTTGTCACCTCGATGGATTGCCGGGACGCCGCCGCCGTCGCCGTCCGCGAGATGGTGGCCGGCGGCGACGAATCGCAGGCGGAACGGGCCGCGGTCCAAGTGGCGGGATCCGATAGCTCGATCGCCATCGTGCGGCGTGAGCGGTATGTGGAGGTGACCGTCACATGTCCGGTAATGCCCGGGCCGATGAATCTGCTGCCGGTGCGAGTCACCGGAGAGGCGACGGGAGTCCTACCGTGA
- a CDS encoding S8 family serine peptidase, producing the protein MTGIEALNEADVHAMSIAPGSAPEAGIYALKVFGDTANSTQLIVPALDWVGEQITNGERIDIVSMSLGGAANPPDTADAKAVDVLTEQGVLSVIAAGNEGDIVNITGSPSGANSALTVAASQSGRALMDGIRVNTPDSLSGELLTGAYSMNMTQDFNVTGEVVAISPDNVGGCSAYSAEDKQAVAGNIAWVASWDDVNLPCSTTTVADNATDADAIAVMVVSRSNLPSRSSSGNDVIPMFKATASSHKIIQSALDEGTLNVTLSSDWKLSIPVDRADEFSDVIASFTSRGIHGSVGGIVKPDVAAPGVGIISASSATGNGAASMSGTSMATPLVSGVAALVIQAHEGEEGWTPARVKATIMNTADHDVTTEKDATADESSTVAYGPLRVGTGRIDARNAVASEATVFASNNEAAVTGGFGIVQVLQDGDQRTMQFTVSNTADTSVTYSMEYLPRVETPGVSYTLSASSVTVPANGTATFDVTLTAVRSEMRHTIDPTQDAVDSLTGFASNYVTDASGIVRLVPQTTADLSGDDVFFPLRVAVVAAPRPVSETSTSITVNSATEGTLSVIGRGLNQGEGSEAYTSQIIPMRLIAEDPQGDHYTNEISTQTLASGDIRAAGLVSTAPQLEDPSQGYLIVGVVTDQAWSRLGPAMYPLIYLDLNNDGELDYSVEVAYGQSVDGTPKYSTCSTVTLYRLDGGNAEIVDVQPLPDNMALDSNTMAIPISLSALGYTSESEDATMAMYLGTYAGQALRTETIEGEEYTVNYIDMANAVLFDAFDIGLWFGDGGQTDGGTWQWADDEGTQVPVHFADDSSDASAQNDEASDDTKLLILHTNGLTPISTEDDPILDIQTVTAPDPDPEPTPDPEPDPNPSPSGPDGSKPSADGGSQSKPLSVTGVAVGAIVIVAVLLVAAGIVVLVIRKHTPASR; encoded by the coding sequence GTGACGGGCATTGAAGCGCTCAATGAGGCCGATGTGCATGCCATGAGTATTGCCCCGGGTTCCGCCCCTGAAGCGGGCATCTACGCGCTGAAGGTTTTCGGAGACACCGCGAATTCCACCCAACTCATCGTCCCCGCACTGGACTGGGTGGGAGAACAAATCACCAATGGCGAACGCATCGATATCGTGTCCATGTCGCTCGGCGGGGCAGCCAATCCTCCGGATACCGCTGATGCAAAGGCGGTGGATGTGCTCACTGAACAAGGCGTGTTGTCAGTGATCGCGGCCGGCAACGAAGGCGACATCGTCAACATAACCGGCTCGCCGTCCGGGGCCAACAGCGCGCTCACCGTGGCGGCGAGCCAGTCAGGCCGCGCATTGATGGATGGTATTCGTGTGAACACTCCTGACAGCCTCAGCGGAGAACTCCTCACCGGGGCATACTCAATGAACATGACTCAGGACTTCAACGTCACCGGCGAAGTCGTCGCGATCTCGCCGGACAACGTCGGAGGTTGTTCCGCATATTCAGCTGAGGACAAACAGGCCGTGGCAGGCAATATCGCTTGGGTGGCGAGCTGGGATGACGTCAACTTGCCGTGCTCCACGACGACCGTCGCCGACAATGCGACCGACGCCGACGCCATAGCCGTGATGGTCGTGTCGCGCAGTAATCTTCCATCCCGCAGCAGCAGCGGCAACGACGTCATCCCCATGTTCAAAGCGACCGCATCCAGCCATAAGATAATTCAGTCGGCATTGGATGAGGGCACGCTTAACGTGACGTTGTCATCGGATTGGAAACTGAGTATTCCAGTGGATCGTGCCGATGAATTCTCCGACGTCATCGCCAGTTTCACCAGCCGCGGCATCCACGGTTCCGTGGGTGGCATCGTCAAGCCCGATGTCGCCGCGCCCGGCGTGGGCATCATCTCCGCCTCATCCGCCACGGGCAACGGTGCCGCATCGATGAGCGGAACGTCCATGGCCACTCCGCTGGTCTCAGGTGTCGCGGCGTTGGTCATCCAGGCGCACGAAGGCGAGGAAGGTTGGACTCCAGCACGCGTGAAGGCCACGATTATGAATACCGCTGACCATGACGTCACCACGGAGAAAGACGCCACAGCGGATGAGAGCAGCACCGTCGCATACGGGCCGCTTCGTGTGGGCACCGGACGTATCGACGCGCGGAACGCGGTGGCGAGCGAGGCGACGGTATTCGCTTCCAACAACGAGGCTGCGGTGACGGGAGGATTCGGCATCGTGCAGGTCTTGCAGGACGGCGATCAGCGAACCATGCAGTTCACTGTCTCGAACACCGCGGATACCTCAGTCACTTATAGCATGGAGTATCTGCCGCGAGTGGAGACGCCCGGCGTGAGCTACACGCTCAGCGCAAGCAGCGTCACGGTCCCCGCGAACGGCACCGCCACATTCGACGTCACACTCACCGCCGTGCGCTCCGAGATGCGTCACACCATCGATCCGACGCAGGACGCGGTCGATTCGCTCACCGGATTCGCCAGCAACTATGTCACCGACGCCAGCGGCATCGTCCGTCTGGTTCCTCAGACAACCGCCGATTTGTCCGGCGATGACGTGTTCTTCCCGCTTCGTGTGGCTGTGGTGGCCGCGCCTCGCCCGGTGTCCGAAACCAGCACGAGCATCACGGTAAATTCCGCAACCGAAGGCACGCTTTCCGTCATCGGACGTGGACTCAACCAAGGTGAAGGCAGCGAAGCCTATACTTCGCAAATCATTCCCATGCGTCTGATAGCCGAGGATCCGCAGGGTGACCATTACACGAATGAGATTTCCACACAAACGCTTGCTTCCGGCGATATTCGTGCGGCGGGTCTCGTGTCCACAGCTCCGCAATTGGAGGACCCCTCACAGGGATATCTGATTGTGGGCGTGGTGACGGATCAGGCTTGGAGTCGGCTCGGTCCAGCGATGTATCCGCTGATTTACCTGGATCTGAACAACGACGGCGAGCTGGATTACTCCGTTGAAGTCGCTTATGGCCAGTCCGTGGATGGCACGCCCAAGTATTCGACATGCTCCACGGTCACGCTGTACCGCCTTGACGGCGGCAATGCTGAAATCGTGGACGTCCAGCCTTTGCCGGACAACATGGCGCTTGATTCCAATACCATGGCCATTCCCATCAGTCTGAGCGCTTTGGGATACACTTCCGAGAGCGAAGACGCGACGATGGCCATGTATCTGGGCACGTATGCGGGCCAAGCTTTGCGCACCGAAACAATCGAAGGAGAAGAATACACTGTTAACTACATCGATATGGCTAATGCCGTGCTATTTGATGCGTTCGACATCGGCCTTTGGTTCGGAGACGGCGGACAGACCGATGGCGGCACGTGGCAATGGGCCGATGACGAAGGCACGCAGGTGCCGGTGCATTTCGCTGACGACTCCTCCGACGCTTCGGCTCAAAACGATGAGGCGTCAGACGATACCAAGCTGCTGATTCTGCATACAAACGGTCTGACGCCGATCTCCACGGAGGACGATCCGATTCTCGACATCCAAACCGTCACTGCCCCGGATCCCGATCCTGAGCCGACTCCCGACCCCGAACCGGATCCCAATCCCAGTCCGAGCGGTCCTGACGGCAGCAAGCCTTCCGCGGATGGC
- a CDS encoding CpaF family protein has product MTLLDFGPLRELADDARVTDAAVTCDGRVWVDVGDGMREYLPRVPFRSPSVVREYAVRLCAQLGKRLDDACPIADASSVEGVRVHAVIAPLVPQGAAITIRFPRRTAPSLERLEQDLLFPHAWRRVLAGLVRNRATLMITGGTGVGKTTLLKALLARCAEHERIVTVEEVRELGVLGRSDHVSLVAREANVEGAGAIGLPQLVKATLRMRPDRVVLGEARGEEIVDLLRSFNSGHRGGMTTLHADSVGRVPSRLITLGLLAGVEPRAMAMLAGDSFDAVLHLERVGGRRHIAQIGVLRISEGLGLVGMPLIAWSGEGDPVECSGWRRFCEIWT; this is encoded by the coding sequence ATGACCTTGCTCGATTTCGGCCCGTTGCGGGAACTGGCCGACGACGCGCGCGTCACCGATGCGGCGGTCACCTGCGATGGCCGCGTATGGGTGGATGTCGGCGACGGCATGCGCGAATATCTGCCGCGCGTGCCGTTCCGTTCGCCATCGGTGGTGCGCGAGTACGCCGTGCGGTTATGCGCGCAGTTGGGAAAACGGCTGGACGACGCCTGTCCCATCGCGGACGCCTCCAGCGTGGAGGGTGTGCGAGTGCATGCGGTGATCGCGCCGCTGGTGCCGCAAGGGGCGGCCATCACCATACGGTTTCCGCGCAGAACTGCGCCGAGTTTGGAACGGCTGGAACAGGACCTGCTGTTCCCTCACGCGTGGCGACGGGTGCTGGCCGGCCTGGTGCGCAATCGGGCCACATTGATGATCACCGGCGGCACCGGCGTGGGGAAGACCACATTGCTGAAGGCCCTACTGGCGCGATGCGCGGAGCATGAGCGCATCGTCACGGTGGAGGAGGTGCGGGAGCTCGGCGTGTTGGGGCGTAGCGACCATGTGTCGCTGGTCGCCCGCGAAGCCAATGTGGAGGGCGCGGGCGCCATCGGATTGCCTCAATTGGTGAAGGCCACGCTGCGTATGCGCCCCGACCGCGTGGTGTTGGGCGAGGCCCGTGGCGAGGAGATCGTGGATTTGCTGCGTTCCTTCAACTCCGGACATCGCGGAGGCATGACCACGCTGCATGCCGATTCGGTGGGGAGGGTTCCGTCGCGGCTGATCACGCTCGGGCTGTTGGCCGGGGTGGAACCGCGTGCGATGGCGATGCTGGCCGGGGACTCGTTCGATGCGGTGCTGCATTTGGAACGCGTGGGCGGCCGGCGGCATATCGCGCAGATCGGCGTGCTGCGCATCAGCGAAGGATTGGGGCTGGTCGGCATGCCGTTGATCGCGTGGAGCGGGGAGGGCGATCCGGTGGAATGCTCCGGCTGGAGGCGGTTCTGCGAGATATGGACATGA
- a CDS encoding TetR/AcrR family transcriptional regulator, with protein MAANTGERRSPRGDNKRQAIVSAARSICLEKGFSKVTVSDIAGRVGMTRSLFYHYFEDKDAVADAVLDDVIDEILERLDQWNHDREPGNVGKALDDMIRLLRALIADESPFSRRMVADGNAELYIRFIDRSADRIAYYIGDTTVRDFEAKHGLPIQHVHETFFTLIVGLISLIRSHPDLSDDTLRTVIAQTLHIETYIR; from the coding sequence ATGGCAGCGAACACCGGGGAACGTCGCTCCCCACGCGGCGACAACAAACGGCAGGCGATCGTCAGCGCCGCGCGCAGCATCTGCCTGGAGAAGGGATTCTCCAAAGTCACCGTCTCCGACATCGCCGGCCGCGTGGGAATGACCCGTTCGCTCTTCTACCATTACTTCGAGGACAAGGACGCCGTGGCCGACGCGGTGCTCGACGATGTGATCGACGAGATCCTGGAGCGCCTCGACCAGTGGAACCACGACCGCGAGCCCGGCAATGTGGGCAAGGCCCTCGACGATATGATCCGTCTGCTGCGCGCGCTGATCGCCGATGAAAGCCCGTTCTCCCGCCGCATGGTGGCGGACGGCAACGCCGAGCTGTACATCAGGTTCATCGACCGATCGGCGGACCGCATCGCGTACTACATCGGCGACACCACCGTGCGTGATTTCGAAGCCAAGCACGGACTGCCGATCCAACATGTGCACGAGACGTTCTTCACGCTGATCGTCGGCCTGATCTCGCTGATCCGCTCGCATCCCGACCTCAGCGACGACACGCTGCGGACCGTGATCGCGCAGACCCTGCACATCGAGACGTATATCCGATAG
- a CDS encoding cobyric acid synthase encodes MNTQPCIPATRQRYYTPPRQLASCERQPARDAARGIGPPKSTHGGVTLDGDSGILVPAAGTVTALDNVVTLSAAHAGIGLSTMAAMLAWTLQERDLDCALVDADLATGGLDVLLGIEGEPGTRFNQIDAPLGRLESDALNHELPRWEGVRVLACDPWNAKQPDWWETQAAIRALADVNHLVIVDAGRGDLLANVPELAMAMQVMAVELSVLGLARAKAHLARLAAQDCPRPELVGITPRGLPKSGKAVGLDEAEDYLSRPFVGGITHTPKLCGEMLEGLGIRRIPRHARGALNRLADRIEDLMAYGRESGESDSPGCGMFDADRGGRGDLGLRRAHAAHKDGARRGMR; translated from the coding sequence ATGAACACTCAACCATGCATTCCAGCAACCCGGCAGCGGTATTACACGCCGCCGCGCCAACTCGCCTCATGCGAACGGCAGCCCGCGCGGGACGCCGCCCGCGGAATCGGGCCGCCGAAATCCACCCATGGCGGGGTCACGCTGGACGGCGATTCGGGAATACTTGTTCCCGCGGCCGGCACCGTGACCGCCTTGGACAACGTGGTCACGTTGTCGGCGGCGCATGCCGGCATCGGATTGAGCACGATGGCGGCCATGCTCGCCTGGACCCTGCAGGAACGCGACCTTGACTGCGCGCTGGTCGACGCCGACCTCGCCACCGGAGGCCTTGACGTGCTGCTCGGCATCGAAGGTGAGCCGGGCACGCGTTTCAACCAGATCGACGCGCCGTTGGGACGTCTGGAATCCGACGCGTTGAACCACGAGCTTCCCCGATGGGAGGGCGTACGTGTCCTCGCCTGCGATCCCTGGAACGCCAAGCAGCCCGACTGGTGGGAGACGCAGGCGGCCATACGGGCGCTCGCCGACGTGAACCATCTCGTCATCGTCGACGCGGGGCGAGGAGACCTGCTCGCCAACGTGCCGGAGCTCGCCATGGCGATGCAGGTGATGGCGGTGGAATTATCCGTGCTGGGACTGGCGCGGGCGAAAGCCCATCTCGCGCGGCTGGCGGCGCAGGACTGCCCACGGCCCGAACTGGTCGGCATCACACCGCGAGGATTGCCGAAATCCGGCAAAGCCGTGGGACTGGACGAGGCGGAGGACTATCTGTCGCGTCCGTTCGTCGGCGGCATCACCCATACCCCCAAACTCTGCGGCGAGATGCTTGAAGGCCTGGGCATCCGCAGGATTCCGCGACACGCGCGCGGCGCTTTGAATCGGCTGGCCGACCGAATCGAGGATCTGATGGCCTACGGACGCGAGTCCGGCGAATCCGATTCCCCCGGATGTGGCATGTTCGATGCTGACAGGGGCGGCCGGGGTGATCTCGGGCTCAGACGCGCGCATGCCGCCCATAAGGACGGCGCGAGGCGCGGAATGAGGTGA
- a CDS encoding diacylglycerol/lipid kinase family protein: MSEVRNRSHVVGLVGNPTSDKGRGAKATEQVFELLTQAGTEHGFGCLELTGDSFDASLANARERADEYDSLVVVGGDGMIALGANAVGDSGKPLGIVAMGSGNDFARGLKLPVNRIETAVEGIVGAIVRGCTIDVDMGHVLGLADGSIDRFYAGMLSCGLDASINDRANHSRLPNGSVRYFVAVLVELTRMKRYGYHIKATLADGSVDERDIVTPLLTVANSRHIGGGIEVSPYSRFSDGMLDLVWMDHVPNLGECAVAISNAYNGRLLASKVFGWERVRDVEVTRADEGDEPPVLMADGEYVGRLPVRVTVCDRALRMLVPPAVKADEESQTNADVLDMILRDGRDPMSGRFA; the protein is encoded by the coding sequence ATGAGCGAAGTACGGAATCGAAGTCACGTCGTCGGATTGGTGGGCAATCCCACCTCCGACAAAGGACGCGGCGCGAAAGCGACGGAACAGGTGTTCGAACTGCTGACCCAGGCCGGAACCGAACACGGCTTCGGCTGCCTCGAACTGACCGGCGACAGTTTCGACGCTTCGCTGGCCAACGCGCGTGAACGCGCCGACGAATACGATTCGCTGGTGGTGGTCGGCGGCGACGGCATGATCGCCCTGGGCGCCAACGCGGTGGGCGACAGCGGCAAGCCGCTGGGCATTGTGGCCATGGGGTCGGGCAACGATTTCGCGAGAGGCCTCAAACTGCCGGTCAACCGCATCGAAACCGCGGTCGAAGGCATCGTCGGCGCAATCGTGCGCGGATGCACCATCGACGTGGACATGGGGCATGTGCTCGGCCTGGCGGACGGGTCCATCGACCGCTTCTATGCGGGCATGCTGTCATGCGGACTGGATGCGAGCATCAACGACCGTGCGAATCATTCGCGCCTGCCCAACGGCTCCGTGCGGTATTTCGTCGCGGTGCTGGTGGAGCTCACGCGCATGAAGCGGTACGGCTACCACATCAAGGCCACGTTGGCCGATGGTTCGGTTGATGAGCGCGATATCGTCACGCCGTTGCTGACGGTCGCCAACTCGCGGCATATCGGCGGCGGCATCGAGGTCTCGCCGTATTCGCGCTTCTCGGACGGCATGCTCGATCTGGTGTGGATGGACCATGTTCCCAATCTTGGGGAATGCGCGGTCGCCATCTCCAACGCCTATAACGGGCGGCTGTTGGCGTCGAAGGTGTTCGGCTGGGAGCGGGTGCGCGACGTGGAGGTCACGCGCGCCGACGAAGGCGACGAACCGCCGGTGCTGATGGCCGACGGCGAGTACGTCGGTCGGCTGCCCGTACGGGTCACGGTGTGCGACCGGGCGTTGCGCATGCTGGTGCCGCCCGCCGTGAAAGCCGACGAGGAATCTCAGACCAACGCCGATGTGCTGGATATGATCCTGCGCGACGGGCGCGATCCGATGAGTGGTCGTTTCGCCTGA
- a CDS encoding Rv3654c family TadE-like protein — protein MTTTNTTWRFAAVANRLRRRFTAVSACDCGSGTMAGVMLITVAALTLTVAAAAGNLLVCQTQARAIADLAAMQAAVAWHRGGTDEPCALAADAAALNGGRIGRCVVDGDDVELSVAVATMVPFAPQVERVSRAGPVECRKS, from the coding sequence GTGACCACGACGAATACGACATGGCGTTTCGCGGCCGTGGCGAATCGGCTCCGCCGACGATTCACGGCCGTATCGGCCTGTGACTGCGGTTCCGGCACCATGGCCGGTGTCATGCTCATCACGGTGGCCGCGCTGACGTTGACGGTGGCGGCCGCCGCCGGCAACCTGCTGGTCTGCCAAACGCAAGCGCGTGCCATAGCGGATCTGGCCGCCATGCAGGCGGCGGTCGCATGGCATCGGGGCGGAACGGACGAACCGTGCGCGCTCGCCGCCGATGCGGCCGCCCTCAATGGCGGACGCATCGGCCGGTGCGTGGTGGACGGCGACGATGTGGAACTCAGCGTCGCCGTCGCCACGATGGTGCCGTTCGCGCCTCAAGTGGAACGCGTGTCTCGCGCCGGGCCGGTGGAATGTCGGAAATCGTGA
- a CDS encoding DUF4244 domain-containing protein — protein sequence MNTTIPINVDGHAGFYIRARERMLALNAQARERLCLLDSRLRTLAAEPEEGAATAEYAVVLVAATGFAALLVTILKSDAIKTLLTGIVKKALNAG from the coding sequence ATGAACACGACCATCCCCATCAACGTCGATGGGCATGCGGGCTTCTACATACGGGCCAGGGAGCGGATGCTCGCCCTGAACGCGCAGGCGCGCGAACGGCTGTGTCTGCTGGACTCGCGCCTGAGAACGCTGGCCGCGGAACCTGAGGAAGGCGCGGCCACCGCCGAATACGCCGTGGTGCTGGTTGCCGCCACGGGCTTCGCGGCGTTGCTGGTCACCATCCTCAAATCCGATGCGATCAAGACGCTGCTTACCGGCATCGTCAAAAAAGCGTTGAACGCCGGGTGA